From Rhodoferax sp. AJA081-3, the proteins below share one genomic window:
- a CDS encoding gluconokinase produces MQAIVIMGVAGCGKSSLGAAVSRATGWELVEGDDHHSAANRDKMARGVPLTDADRDGWLTTLCAQLQAHPQGVVLTCSALKKAYRARLRSAAPGLGFVFMAINREQALQRVAARGGAHFFSTTLVDNQFTTLEDPTGEPGVLKVDAMAPLAQLQTHVSQWLRNHQEPA; encoded by the coding sequence ATGCAGGCGATTGTGATCATGGGTGTAGCCGGTTGCGGCAAGTCCAGCCTGGGGGCCGCGGTGTCGCGCGCCACCGGTTGGGAACTGGTGGAAGGCGACGACCACCACAGCGCCGCCAACCGCGACAAGATGGCCCGCGGCGTGCCGCTGACGGATGCTGACCGCGATGGCTGGCTGACCACCCTGTGCGCGCAGTTGCAGGCCCACCCCCAGGGTGTTGTGCTGACCTGCTCGGCGCTCAAAAAGGCCTACCGTGCCCGGCTGCGCTCTGCCGCACCTGGCCTGGGTTTTGTGTTCATGGCCATCAACCGCGAGCAAGCGTTGCAACGCGTGGCCGCACGTGGCGGTGCGCACTTCTTCTCCACCACCTTGGTAGACAACCAGTTCACCACGCTGGAAGATCCCACGGGTGAGCCCGGCGTGCTGAAAGTGGACGCGATGGCGCCCTTGGCACAACTGCAGACCCACGTCAGCCAATGGCTGCGCAACCACCAGGAGCCCGCATGA
- a CDS encoding TRAP transporter small permease — MSDTTQHAPAPTGRFQHITNVLMAACLGVMAVSVFVNVVLRYGFGSGVAASEELSRLLFVWMVFIGATAAYPAGEHMAFTSLVAMLKNKPLPMRLMTALIRIAVILGCVLVGWGAWQQVLVGLDSKSVVLGYPTALLPLPALLCTASIAVMALVELIQQTPLDLGHGAELE; from the coding sequence ATGAGCGACACCACACAACACGCACCCGCACCCACCGGGCGCTTCCAGCACATCACGAATGTGTTGATGGCCGCCTGTCTGGGTGTGATGGCCGTCTCCGTCTTTGTCAACGTGGTGTTGCGCTACGGCTTTGGCAGCGGCGTGGCAGCCAGTGAAGAACTGTCGCGTCTGCTCTTTGTATGGATGGTCTTCATAGGCGCTACGGCGGCTTACCCGGCGGGTGAACACATGGCCTTCACCAGCCTGGTCGCGATGCTCAAGAACAAACCCCTGCCCATGCGGCTGATGACGGCGCTGATCCGCATCGCCGTCATTCTGGGCTGTGTGCTGGTGGGCTGGGGGGCGTGGCAACAGGTGCTGGTGGGCCTGGACAGCAAATCCGTGGTGCTGGGCTACCCCACTGCCCTGCTCCCCTTGCCCGCCCTGCTGTGCACCGCGTCCATTGCGGTGATGGCCCTGGTTGAACTGATCCAACAAACACCGCTGGACCTGGGTCACGGCGCCGAACTGGAATAA
- a CDS encoding TRAP transporter large permease: protein MSNEGLAFIVFVAGMLVLMGIGMNMALALVLTGAGMAWVLGFWDTQLLAQNLVAGVDSFPLLAVPFFILAGELMNTGGISRRIIDMAQAWVGHIRGGLGYVTIGAAILLSAMSGSALADAAAMSAILLPMMRKHGYPLASSSGLIAAGSVIGPIIPPSMAFVIYGVTTNTSISALFVSGIVPGLIMGAALVVAWRWMLRGMDLPEGTPMPMRQRMLATGRAVWALLMPVIIIGGMKTGVFTPTEAAVVAAFYALVIALFVHREMRVAELYGVLVRAAKTTAIVMFLCAGAAVASYMITLADLPATLTGWLGPLVEHPRVLMVMMMLVLIVIGTALDLTPTILIFAPVMLPIAVKAGIDPVYFGLMFVLNGAIGLITPPVGTVLNVVAGVGKLPLHQVIKGVNPFLLTYTVILFLFVLFPQIVTAPVAWMR from the coding sequence ATGAGCAACGAAGGACTCGCTTTTATCGTCTTCGTCGCCGGCATGCTGGTGCTGATGGGTATTGGCATGAACATGGCACTGGCGCTGGTGTTGACCGGCGCCGGCATGGCTTGGGTGCTGGGCTTTTGGGATACCCAACTACTTGCACAAAACCTGGTAGCGGGGGTAGACAGCTTTCCGCTGTTGGCCGTGCCATTTTTCATATTGGCCGGAGAGCTGATGAACACGGGCGGCATCAGCCGGCGCATCATCGATATGGCCCAGGCCTGGGTGGGGCATATACGCGGTGGGCTGGGTTATGTGACCATTGGCGCGGCGATTCTGCTGTCGGCCATGTCAGGCTCTGCGTTGGCCGATGCAGCCGCCATGTCGGCCATCCTGCTGCCCATGATGCGCAAACACGGCTACCCATTGGCCAGTTCGTCTGGCCTGATCGCGGCGGGCAGTGTCATCGGCCCCATCATTCCGCCGTCCATGGCGTTTGTGATCTATGGCGTCACCACCAACACATCGATCTCGGCCCTGTTTGTATCGGGCATCGTGCCCGGCCTGATCATGGGTGCAGCGCTGGTGGTGGCCTGGCGCTGGATGCTGCGTGGCATGGACCTTCCCGAAGGCACCCCCATGCCCATGCGCCAGCGCATGCTGGCAACCGGCCGCGCTGTGTGGGCCTTGCTGATGCCGGTCATCATCATCGGTGGCATGAAAACCGGCGTCTTCACGCCCACCGAAGCCGCCGTGGTGGCCGCGTTTTATGCACTGGTCATAGCACTGTTCGTACACCGTGAGATGCGTGTGGCCGAGTTGTATGGCGTGCTGGTACGTGCAGCCAAGACCACGGCCATCGTCATGTTTTTGTGCGCGGGTGCCGCCGTGGCCAGCTACATGATTACCTTGGCCGATTTGCCCGCCACACTCACCGGCTGGCTGGGTCCGCTGGTGGAGCATCCGCGCGTCTTGATGGTGATGATGATGCTGGTACTCATCGTCATCGGCACCGCGTTGGATCTCACGCCCACCATCCTGATCTTTGCCCCGGTCATGCTGCCCATCGCCGTGAAGGCTGGCATCGACCCGGTCTACTTTGGCCTGATGTTTGTGCTTAACGGCGCCATTGGCCTGATCACACCACCGGTGGGCACGGTGCTGAATGTGGTGGCCGGTGTGGGCAAGCTGCCGCTGCACCAGGTCATCAAGGGTGTGAACCCCTTCCTGCTGACCTATACCGTCATTCTGTTTCTGTTCGTACTGTTCCCGCAGATCGTCACCGCACCCGTAGCGTGGATGCGGTAG
- a CDS encoding TRAP transporter substrate-binding protein: protein MTFALRRTLIAATTAALLGASFASFAQDIKPRLIRFGYGLNEQSNQGRAAKVFADAVDKASGGKMKVRAIGAAALGPDNQMQQALIGGAQEMMVGSTATLVGITKEMALWDTPFLFSNTKEADTLLDGPIGDKIRNKLQDKGLVGLVYWENGFRNLTNSKRAITKMEDLDGVKLRVMQNNVFLTSFQTLGANAIPMAFSELFSALETKTVDGQENPFNTILSSKFYEVQKYMTVTNHVYSPWIVTASKKWWDQLSKDEQKVLMDAAKISRDFERKDTRDEAARAVGDLKAKGMQVNELSPAESARMRDKLTKVYALIGADIGMDLWNETQAELAKIRAKK, encoded by the coding sequence ATGACTTTTGCACTTCGCCGCACGCTGATTGCCGCCACCACCGCTGCCCTGCTGGGCGCATCCTTCGCGTCTTTCGCACAGGACATCAAGCCACGCCTGATCCGTTTTGGTTATGGCCTCAACGAACAAAGCAACCAGGGCCGTGCGGCCAAGGTGTTTGCAGACGCGGTGGACAAGGCCTCCGGCGGCAAGATGAAGGTGCGCGCCATTGGCGCCGCTGCACTGGGCCCCGACAACCAGATGCAGCAAGCGCTGATTGGCGGTGCGCAGGAGATGATGGTGGGCTCCACCGCCACACTGGTCGGCATCACCAAGGAAATGGCGCTGTGGGACACACCCTTCCTGTTCAGCAACACCAAAGAGGCCGACACCCTGCTGGACGGCCCCATTGGCGACAAGATCCGCAACAAACTGCAAGACAAAGGCCTGGTCGGCCTGGTGTATTGGGAAAACGGTTTTCGCAACCTGACCAATAGCAAACGTGCCATCACCAAGATGGAAGACCTGGACGGCGTCAAGCTGCGGGTGATGCAGAACAATGTGTTCCTGACCAGCTTCCAGACCCTGGGCGCCAATGCCATCCCCATGGCCTTCTCCGAGCTGTTCAGCGCGCTGGAAACCAAGACGGTCGATGGGCAAGAGAACCCGTTCAACACCATCTTGTCCAGCAAGTTCTACGAAGTGCAGAAGTACATGACGGTGACCAACCACGTCTACAGCCCCTGGATCGTCACCGCCAGCAAGAAGTGGTGGGACCAATTGTCCAAAGACGAGCAAAAGGTGCTGATGGACGCCGCCAAGATCAGCCGCGACTTTGAACGCAAGGACACCCGCGACGAAGCCGCCCGGGCCGTGGGCGACCTGAAGGCCAAGGGCATGCAAGTCAACGAGCTGTCCCCAGCAGAATCCGCCCGCATGCGCGACAAGCTGACCAAGGTCTACGCGCTGATTGGTGCGGACATTGGCATGGATTTGTGGAACGAAACGCAGGCGGAGCTGGCCAAGATACGCGCCAAGAAATAG
- a CDS encoding MBL fold metallo-hydrolase, translated as MKYFSLLQSFTLAAALLCGAAHAQAPAATPSAPPQVGFSIIKTGKVSVAERLLVPDGSLSKKIDTNFSAFLIKHKNDYLLFDTGLGANIETQYAQDMPYWARLAFKFEKPVVPVRKQLDAAGFAPIQKVIISHGHWDHASGVPDFPEAEIFAAEEEMHSIKHAESGAATAWPSQVATPGTRWSPLVLQPIAHKGYAQSLDLFNDGSVVLVAMPGHTEGSIGMFVTVDSGKCYFFIGDVAWKSAAIQAGAPKFWAASMVVDRNREQTLRSVEQVRDVARKYPDLVVVPAHDAAVQDALGYFPAWVR; from the coding sequence ATGAAATACTTTTCATTGCTTCAGTCTTTCACACTCGCCGCTGCGCTTCTGTGCGGCGCAGCACATGCGCAAGCCCCGGCTGCCACACCCTCGGCACCCCCACAAGTGGGCTTTTCGATCATCAAGACCGGCAAAGTGTCGGTGGCCGAACGCCTGTTGGTGCCCGATGGCAGCCTCTCCAAAAAGATAGACACCAACTTTTCGGCCTTTCTGATCAAACACAAGAACGACTACCTGTTGTTTGACACCGGCCTGGGTGCCAACATCGAGACCCAGTACGCGCAAGATATGCCCTACTGGGCACGCCTGGCGTTCAAGTTTGAAAAGCCTGTGGTGCCGGTGCGCAAGCAGCTGGACGCGGCCGGTTTTGCACCTATTCAGAAGGTGATCATCAGCCACGGCCATTGGGACCATGCCAGTGGTGTGCCCGACTTTCCGGAGGCTGAAATCTTCGCCGCCGAAGAAGAGATGCACTCTATCAAGCACGCAGAGTCCGGCGCGGCCACGGCCTGGCCATCGCAGGTGGCAACCCCCGGCACGCGCTGGTCGCCACTGGTGTTGCAGCCGATTGCCCACAAGGGTTACGCACAGAGCCTGGACCTGTTCAACGACGGCAGCGTGGTACTGGTGGCCATGCCGGGCCACACCGAAGGGTCCATCGGCATGTTTGTGACTGTGGACAGTGGCAAGTGTTATTTCTTCATTGGTGATGTGGCCTGGAAATCGGCCGCCATACAGGCCGGTGCCCCCAAGTTCTGGGCCGCCAGCATGGTGGTGGACCGCAACCGCGAGCAGACCCTGCGCAGCGTGGAGCAGGTGCGGGATGTGGCCCGCAAATACCCCGACCTGGTGGTGGTACCCGCGCACGATGCCGCGGTGCAGGATGCGCTGGGCTACTTTCCGGCTTGGGTCAGATGA
- a CDS encoding heavy metal-responsive transcriptional regulator, which produces MNISQLAKTTGVSTDTVRYYEKQGLLQAPTRQDNGYRSYTAAHIEAIRFVRGAQSLGFSLAEIRVIVPQFAQGQLGRTDIEHQLQTKMAQIDTHIKQLQTLKKELQATFASLRCARNEPVTTAQGTAVNSGSGAGVARVRKSFAKTASATHG; this is translated from the coding sequence ATGAACATCAGCCAACTAGCCAAAACCACAGGCGTCTCGACCGACACGGTGCGCTATTACGAAAAGCAGGGCCTGCTGCAGGCGCCCACCCGCCAGGACAATGGCTACCGCAGCTACACCGCCGCCCATATAGAGGCGATCCGTTTTGTGCGCGGGGCACAGTCGCTGGGATTTTCTTTGGCAGAGATACGGGTGATCGTGCCGCAGTTTGCCCAAGGGCAACTGGGCCGCACCGACATTGAACACCAGCTGCAAACCAAGATGGCACAGATAGACACCCACATCAAACAATTGCAAACCCTGAAGAAAGAGCTGCAGGCCACATTTGCATCCCTGCGTTGCGCACGCAACGAGCCGGTAACAACGGCCCAGGGCACGGCGGTGAACTCGGGCAGCGGTGCCGGTGTGGCGCGGGTGCGCAAATCCTTTGCCAAAACGGCTTCTGCCACGCATGGCTGA
- a CDS encoding rhomboid family intramembrane serine protease translates to MAEPVMSLATLMAAPPRRAPVTATLLAVNIGVFLLMLLAGAGFWHTPNGVQLAWGANFGPATQDGQWWRLFTALFIHFGVVHLALNMWALWDVGRLVEQLYGRWRFAGLYVVSGLLGNLLSLVLHGNQAVSGGASGAIFSLYGALLVFLWRARRSVEPGEFRWLFGAALLFSSLMLGVGFVVPGIDNAAHGGGLLAGALLGLVLAPAGGLHGRTPSRGLAWGTAALIVAVTAVLVWRLPEPSYRFSEEQKAREAIQQFLGEDQRTSRRWGSLLANSARNGLTFDELAGQIDADIAAVYERSFEQLEAAQPGGAAPSAPKLEQLQAYANERAEAARELSQGLREQDREQIQRALEHARQASSKPAPE, encoded by the coding sequence ATGGCTGAGCCGGTCATGAGCCTGGCCACGCTGATGGCCGCCCCGCCACGCCGTGCGCCCGTCACCGCCACCCTGTTGGCTGTGAACATTGGGGTGTTTCTGCTGATGCTGCTGGCTGGTGCTGGCTTCTGGCACACCCCCAATGGCGTGCAACTGGCCTGGGGCGCCAACTTCGGCCCGGCCACACAAGACGGCCAGTGGTGGCGCCTGTTCACCGCGCTGTTCATCCACTTTGGTGTGGTGCACCTGGCGCTCAATATGTGGGCCCTGTGGGATGTGGGCCGCTTGGTGGAGCAGCTTTATGGGCGCTGGCGTTTTGCGGGCTTGTATGTGGTCAGTGGGCTGCTGGGCAACCTGCTGTCGCTGGTGCTGCATGGCAACCAGGCCGTCTCGGGCGGGGCATCGGGCGCCATCTTCAGCCTGTATGGCGCGCTGCTGGTGTTTTTGTGGCGCGCACGGCGCAGCGTGGAGCCGGGTGAGTTCCGCTGGCTGTTTGGCGCTGCGCTGCTGTTTTCATCATTGATGCTGGGCGTGGGTTTTGTGGTGCCAGGCATAGACAATGCGGCCCATGGCGGTGGCCTGCTGGCAGGTGCATTGCTGGGCCTGGTGCTGGCGCCCGCAGGGGGCCTGCACGGACGCACACCCTCGCGTGGCCTGGCCTGGGGCACCGCGGCACTGATAGTGGCCGTCACGGCCGTGCTGGTGTGGCGCCTGCCCGAGCCCAGCTACCGCTTCAGCGAAGAACAAAAGGCGCGCGAGGCCATCCAGCAGTTTCTGGGCGAAGACCAGCGCACCAGCCGGCGCTGGGGCAGCCTGCTGGCCAACAGCGCGCGCAACGGGCTGACGTTTGATGAACTCGCGGGCCAGATCGACGCCGACATCGCCGCGGTGTACGAACGCAGTTTTGAGCAGCTGGAGGCCGCCCAACCCGGTGGCGCGGCACCCTCGGCCCCCAAGCTGGAGCAGTTGCAGGCCTACGCCAATGAACGCGCCGAAGCCGCCCGTGAACTGTCGCAAGGCCTGCGCGAGCAGGACCGTGAACAGATCCAACGGGCACTGGAGCACGCCCGCCAAGCATCATCAAAACCGGCACCTGAATAA
- a CDS encoding putative zinc-binding metallopeptidase, with amino-acid sequence MEADKRWQPLIHRIGKCYCGYPVFFRNYLCLHCGRALGYQPDQATVLALEPTDEDGVWQLAGAPAGASLYRRCTNFYLPPQCNWIIAVVDGEQPTLCRCCRLNRMVPDQSIAANAPLWHKVELAKRRLVSSLIAMGLPVASRVGEDPQRGLAFDLLADVEPTPVSTGHHQGIITININEADDAAREAIRTALDEPYRTLLGHVRHESGHYCWSRLLEGSHWHEPFRALFGDERQDYGAALQQHYANGPEPDWADTCVSAYASAHPWEDWAETWAHYLHMVDTLDTAMASGMNGEHANLLKDPFGEEVLYRMEGESDGTSDQVDYAFLNFFNAWAGLTSVLNEFSLGMGLPDFYPFVLSQRAITKLHFVHRFIQAHNSNAAALVRTDYCAATPAARYLPLLTGVTP; translated from the coding sequence ATGGAGGCCGACAAGCGCTGGCAGCCGTTGATACACCGCATTGGCAAGTGTTACTGCGGCTACCCGGTATTTTTTCGCAACTACCTATGCCTGCACTGCGGCCGGGCGCTGGGCTACCAGCCCGACCAGGCGACCGTGTTGGCGCTGGAGCCAACCGATGAAGACGGAGTCTGGCAACTAGCCGGCGCCCCCGCCGGGGCCAGCCTGTACCGGCGCTGCACCAACTTTTACCTGCCCCCGCAATGCAACTGGATCATTGCGGTGGTAGATGGCGAGCAGCCAACCCTGTGCCGCTGCTGCAGGCTCAACCGCATGGTGCCGGACCAGAGCATTGCAGCCAACGCGCCGCTGTGGCACAAGGTCGAGCTGGCCAAACGCAGGCTGGTGTCTTCCCTGATTGCCATGGGTTTGCCTGTGGCGTCACGCGTGGGTGAAGACCCACAACGGGGCCTGGCCTTTGACCTGTTGGCCGACGTGGAGCCCACACCCGTGTCCACCGGCCATCACCAGGGCATCATCACCATCAATATCAACGAGGCGGACGACGCCGCGCGCGAAGCCATTCGCACTGCACTGGACGAGCCCTACCGCACCCTGCTGGGCCATGTACGCCACGAGTCGGGCCACTATTGCTGGAGCCGCCTGCTGGAGGGCAGCCACTGGCACGAACCGTTTCGCGCGTTGTTTGGCGACGAGCGACAAGACTATGGCGCCGCTCTGCAACAGCATTACGCCAATGGCCCCGAGCCCGACTGGGCGGACACCTGCGTCAGCGCCTACGCCAGCGCCCACCCCTGGGAAGACTGGGCCGAGACCTGGGCACACTACCTGCACATGGTGGACACCTTGGACACGGCCATGGCCTCTGGCATGAACGGCGAACATGCGAATCTGTTGAAAGACCCGTTTGGTGAAGAAGTGCTCTACCGAATGGAAGGTGAGTCGGACGGCACTTCGGACCAGGTCGACTACGCGTTTCTGAATTTCTTCAACGCCTGGGCCGGGCTGACCAGTGTGCTCAACGAGTTCTCACTCGGCATGGGGCTACCAGACTTCTACCCCTTTGTGCTGAGCCAACGCGCCATTACCAAGCTGCATTTTGTGCACCGTTTTATCCAGGCGCACAACAGCAACGCCGCTGCGTTAGTCCGAACAGACTATTGCGCGGCCACTCCGGCGGCTCGATACTTACCATTACTTACAGGAGTTACACCATGA
- a CDS encoding PEP-CTERM sorting domain-containing protein: MKFKALAVTCAAAFLHTVASAGPSWIDWTTTDTGTLTIGSTVVGVSLTGSSPLSLNDGTYYYDNANTGGVAPTGTYGGYQPSDMLQVYTPSIFTLTFSQAIVNPYIALVSVGQGSVPVTYSFDSAVSVMSSGGNYWGYSGYTVAGNQFTGYEFNGVLQLQGTFTTMNITVGQPEYWHGFNVGSASVSAVPEPESYALMLAGLGLMGAIARRRKAKQA; encoded by the coding sequence ATGAAATTCAAAGCACTGGCCGTTACTTGCGCGGCAGCATTCCTCCATACAGTGGCTAGCGCTGGTCCAAGCTGGATCGATTGGACAACAACGGACACCGGCACGCTGACCATCGGCAGCACCGTGGTTGGCGTGTCTCTGACAGGAAGCTCTCCTCTGAGCCTGAACGACGGGACCTACTACTACGACAACGCAAACACCGGCGGTGTTGCACCTACCGGAACCTACGGCGGATACCAGCCCAGCGACATGTTGCAGGTGTATACCCCATCGATTTTCACACTGACATTCAGCCAAGCCATCGTCAACCCATACATCGCGCTGGTCAGCGTGGGCCAGGGTAGCGTACCCGTTACCTACAGCTTCGACAGCGCCGTGTCTGTAATGTCCTCGGGCGGCAATTACTGGGGTTACAGCGGGTATACCGTGGCGGGCAACCAGTTCACAGGATATGAATTCAACGGTGTTTTGCAGTTGCAAGGCACATTCACCACCATGAACATCACTGTTGGTCAACCTGAGTATTGGCACGGTTTCAACGTTGGCTCCGCCTCGGTATCGGCAGTACCCGAGCCAGAAAGCTACGCTTTGATGTTGGCCGGTTTGGGTCTCATGGGCGCCATTGCCCGTCGCCGCAAAGCCAAACAGGCTTGA
- a CDS encoding PAS domain-containing hybrid sensor histidine kinase/response regulator, translating to MSDTENTPPPLYGVASPDGTADAQQQEEVLKAGALQSAIFNSAYFSSIATDAKGVIQIFNVGAERMLGYAAADVMNKITPADISDPQEVIERAKALSLELDTPITPGFEALVFKAARGIEDIYELTYIRKDGSRFPAVVSVTALRDAQNVIIGYLLIGTDNTARKQAEEALLKAGALQNAIFNSANFSSIATDATGVIQIFNVGAERMLGYTAADVVNKITPADISDPQEVIERAQTLSLELDTTITPGFEALVFKASRGIEDIYELTYIRKDGSRLPAVVSVTALRDAQNIIIGYLLIGTDNTARQQVEDERKKLDQRLRDQQFYTRSLIESHIDALITTDPAGVISDVNKQMEALTGCTRDELIGAPFKSFFTDPLRAEAGIKRVLKENKVTNYELTARARDGKETVVSYNATTFYDRDRNLQGVFAAARDVTERKLLDQALQENNIELEMAKSIAEKANLAKSDFLSSMSHELRTPLNAILGFAQLIDSGDPAPTPTQKRSTDQILQAGWYLLELINEILDLALIESGKLMLTSEPVSLADVMAECETMVESQARRRDISVCFPAVDVRYCVKADRTRVKQVLINLLSNAIKYNRTSGSVVVSLAANTPGRLRIGVADTGDGLTTEKIAQLFQPFNRLGQEATTEEGTGIGLVVCKRLVELMGGTIGVESVVGQGSSFWIELELTTDAQTAEHVEPAALVPVHVVAGPHVYTVLYVEDNPANLMLVEALIERRSDMRLLSARNGPSGIEIARTVRPDVILMDINLPGMSGTKALAILTADPATAHIPVIAISANAMPSDIAKGLAAGFFRYLTKPIRVDQFMETLDEVLTLGSEGALAVHLP from the coding sequence ATGTCTGACACCGAAAACACGCCGCCACCGCTCTACGGAGTAGCCAGCCCGGACGGGACGGCCGACGCCCAGCAGCAGGAAGAGGTGCTCAAGGCGGGCGCCTTGCAAAGCGCCATTTTTAACAGCGCCTACTTCTCCAGCATTGCCACCGACGCCAAAGGCGTGATCCAGATTTTCAACGTGGGAGCCGAGCGCATGCTGGGCTACGCGGCCGCGGACGTGATGAACAAGATCACGCCAGCCGATATTTCGGACCCGCAGGAAGTGATAGAGCGCGCCAAAGCCTTGAGCCTGGAGCTGGACACGCCCATCACGCCGGGTTTTGAGGCCCTGGTCTTCAAGGCCGCACGCGGCATCGAAGACATTTACGAGCTGACCTATATCCGCAAGGATGGCAGCCGCTTCCCGGCCGTGGTGTCTGTCACCGCGCTGCGCGATGCGCAAAACGTCATCATCGGTTACCTGCTGATTGGCACCGACAACACGGCACGCAAGCAGGCCGAAGAGGCTTTGTTAAAGGCCGGCGCACTGCAAAATGCCATTTTTAACAGCGCCAATTTCTCGTCCATCGCCACCGATGCCACGGGCGTGATCCAGATTTTTAATGTGGGTGCCGAGCGCATGCTGGGTTACACCGCTGCCGACGTGGTGAACAAGATCACACCCGCCGACATCTCCGACCCGCAGGAGGTGATTGAACGCGCCCAGACCCTGAGCCTGGAGCTGGATACCACCATCACCCCGGGTTTTGAGGCCCTGGTGTTCAAGGCATCCCGCGGTATTGAAGACATTTACGAGCTGACCTACATCCGCAAAGACGGCAGCCGCCTGCCCGCCGTGGTGTCGGTTACGGCCCTGCGCGACGCGCAAAACATCATCATTGGTTACCTGCTGATTGGCACCGACAACACCGCGCGCCAGCAGGTGGAAGACGAACGCAAGAAGCTAGACCAGCGCCTGCGCGACCAGCAGTTCTACACCCGCTCGCTGATTGAATCCCACATCGACGCGCTGATAACCACCGACCCGGCCGGCGTTATCTCGGACGTCAACAAACAAATGGAAGCCTTGACCGGCTGCACGCGGGATGAGTTGATTGGTGCGCCTTTCAAGAGTTTTTTCACCGACCCATTGCGTGCCGAGGCGGGTATCAAACGGGTGTTGAAGGAAAACAAGGTCACCAACTACGAATTGACCGCACGGGCCAGGGATGGCAAAGAGACTGTGGTCTCGTACAACGCCACCACGTTTTACGACCGGGACCGCAATCTGCAAGGCGTATTTGCCGCAGCACGGGATGTGACCGAACGCAAGCTGCTGGACCAGGCGCTGCAAGAGAACAACATCGAGCTGGAGATGGCCAAATCGATTGCCGAGAAAGCCAACCTGGCCAAGTCCGACTTCTTGTCCAGCATGAGCCACGAGCTGCGCACGCCGCTGAACGCCATACTGGGTTTTGCACAGCTCATAGACTCTGGCGATCCGGCGCCAACACCCACGCAAAAGCGCAGCACCGACCAGATCCTGCAGGCGGGCTGGTACCTGCTGGAGCTGATCAACGAAATTCTGGACCTGGCCCTGATCGAGTCCGGCAAGCTGATGCTGACGTCGGAGCCCGTTTCGCTGGCCGACGTTATGGCCGAATGCGAGACCATGGTCGAATCCCAGGCCAGACGGCGTGACATCAGTGTGTGTTTCCCGGCGGTGGACGTGCGCTACTGCGTCAAGGCCGATCGCACACGGGTCAAGCAGGTGCTGATCAACCTCTTGTCCAACGCCATCAAGTACAACCGCACGAGTGGCTCCGTGGTGGTCTCCCTGGCGGCCAACACGCCGGGGCGTTTGCGGATTGGCGTGGCGGACACGGGTGATGGTCTGACCACGGAGAAGATTGCACAGCTGTTCCAGCCCTTCAACCGCCTGGGCCAGGAGGCTACGACAGAGGAAGGCACCGGCATCGGCCTGGTGGTGTGCAAACGCCTGGTTGAGCTGATGGGCGGAACGATTGGTGTGGAAAGTGTGGTTGGCCAGGGCAGCTCTTTCTGGATAGAGCTGGAGCTGACAACCGATGCGCAAACCGCCGAGCATGTCGAGCCCGCGGCGCTGGTACCGGTGCATGTGGTCGCCGGTCCACACGTCTACACAGTGCTGTATGTGGAAGACAACCCGGCCAACCTGATGCTGGTAGAGGCGCTGATTGAGCGCCGGTCCGATATGCGTTTGTTGTCCGCGAGGAATGGCCCCAGCGGCATCGAGATTGCGCGCACCGTACGGCCGGATGTCATTTTGATGGACATCAATTTGCCCGGCATGAGCGGCACCAAGGCGTTGGCCATTTTGACCGCCGACCCCGCCACCGCCCACATACCGGTCATTGCCATCAGCGCCAATGCCATGCCCAGCGACATTGCCAAGGGTTTGGCCGCAGGGTTTTTCCGCTACCTGACCAAACCCATTCGGGTGGACCAGTTCATGGAAACCCTGGACGAGGTCTTGACGCTGGGCTCGGAGGGCGCATTGGCCGTACACCTGCCTTGA
- a CDS encoding VOC family protein, with the protein MSQSIGQLSVLVRDYDEAIHFYVHQLGFTLVEDTAMPAQNKRWVVVAPPGAGGVRLLLARAVGDEQLSRVGNQTGGRVFLFLYTDDFWRDFNAYQSRGVVFVREPKAEPYGTVAVFQDVCGNLWDLVQASV; encoded by the coding sequence GTGAGCCAATCCATTGGCCAGCTCTCGGTGCTGGTGCGTGACTACGATGAGGCCATCCACTTCTACGTCCACCAGCTGGGCTTCACGCTGGTGGAAGACACCGCCATGCCCGCGCAAAACAAGCGCTGGGTGGTGGTGGCCCCTCCGGGCGCGGGCGGTGTGCGCCTGCTTTTGGCGCGAGCGGTTGGCGATGAACAGTTGTCGCGCGTGGGCAATCAGACCGGCGGGCGCGTCTTCTTGTTTCTGTACACCGATGACTTCTGGCGTGATTTCAACGCCTACCAGTCCCGTGGTGTGGTGTTTGTGCGCGAGCCCAAAGCAGAGCCATATGGCACCGTGGCCGTGTTCCAGGACGTCTGCGGCAACCTGTGGGATCTGGTGCAGGCCAGCGTCTGA